One genomic region from Glaciimonas sp. PAMC28666 encodes:
- a CDS encoding glycoside hydrolase family 15 protein, translating into MPLPIEEYALIGDCHTAALVGRDGSIDWLCLPRFDSGACFSALLGAPEHGRWLIAPQAAIRSTRRQYRDGTLILETEFETDDGVVRIIDCMPVSDERWDVLRIVEGVSGRVAMSMELIIRFDYGSIVPWVQQVDDVLLATAGPHTLELRTTVDVHGENMKSVAEFHVNEGERVPFSLNYRPSYEATQIIVDPEESLKITESGWRKWSERNIYQGRWRDAVVRSLITLRALIYAPTGGIIAAPTTSLPEQLGGVRNWDYRYCWLRDATFTLNALLLAGYQDEAIAWREWLLRAAAGSPEDLQILYSVTGERRLDETVLDWLPGYGNAAPVRVGNAASKQFQLDVYGEVMDTLHLARSAGMESDLSTWKIQVALLHFLESNWQLPDEGIWEIRGPRLHFTHSKVMAWVAFDRAIKDVEVFGLEGPVARWREVRDTIHAQVCAEGYDAINNTFVQSYGSSHLDASLLLMMQVGFLPCDDPRVRGTVEAIERSLMVNGLVLRYSTGTNVDALPPGEGVFLPCSFWLADSLVLMGRREEGEALFERLLDLRNDVGLLSEEYDVPGRHMLGNFPQALTHMALINTARLLSIPVQQATRVGDTAQRPGSVTRTS; encoded by the coding sequence ATGCCACTTCCCATTGAAGAATATGCACTGATCGGTGATTGCCATACTGCGGCGTTGGTCGGTCGCGATGGCTCCATTGACTGGCTTTGTTTGCCGCGCTTCGATTCCGGCGCCTGTTTCTCGGCATTGCTAGGCGCGCCTGAACACGGGCGCTGGCTGATCGCACCGCAAGCTGCGATACGCAGCACGCGAAGGCAATACCGTGATGGCACCCTGATTTTAGAAACCGAATTTGAAACCGACGATGGTGTCGTCCGCATCATCGATTGCATGCCAGTGTCGGATGAGCGTTGGGATGTCTTGCGGATTGTTGAGGGCGTGAGCGGAAGAGTGGCGATGAGCATGGAGCTCATCATCCGCTTTGACTATGGGTCCATCGTGCCTTGGGTGCAGCAAGTGGATGACGTGTTGTTAGCAACGGCCGGGCCGCATACGCTGGAGCTGCGCACGACCGTGGACGTCCACGGCGAAAACATGAAAAGTGTCGCCGAGTTCCACGTTAATGAAGGCGAGCGTGTACCATTTTCCCTCAATTATCGGCCCTCCTATGAGGCGACTCAGATTATCGTCGATCCCGAGGAGTCGCTAAAGATCACTGAAAGCGGGTGGCGTAAATGGTCCGAGCGTAATATCTATCAGGGGCGCTGGCGCGACGCCGTAGTGCGTTCCCTGATCACGCTAAGAGCGCTTATCTACGCGCCTACCGGTGGCATAATTGCGGCGCCCACGACTTCCTTGCCGGAACAATTGGGTGGCGTTCGCAACTGGGATTATCGCTATTGCTGGTTACGCGATGCGACCTTCACCCTGAATGCGCTGTTGCTGGCTGGATACCAGGATGAGGCGATCGCCTGGCGCGAGTGGTTGCTGCGCGCCGCCGCGGGTAGTCCCGAGGATTTACAGATACTCTACAGTGTTACCGGTGAGCGACGCCTTGATGAAACAGTTTTGGACTGGTTGCCGGGTTATGGCAATGCTGCGCCGGTGCGTGTGGGCAACGCCGCATCGAAACAATTTCAGCTTGATGTCTACGGGGAGGTAATGGATACCTTGCATCTGGCCCGTTCGGCCGGCATGGAATCCGATCTCAGCACCTGGAAGATTCAAGTTGCGTTGCTACACTTTCTAGAATCGAACTGGCAGCTACCGGACGAAGGAATTTGGGAAATTCGCGGTCCGCGCCTGCATTTCACCCACTCCAAAGTGATGGCGTGGGTTGCCTTTGATCGGGCCATTAAGGATGTTGAAGTGTTTGGACTTGAAGGTCCGGTTGCGCGCTGGCGCGAGGTGCGCGACACGATTCATGCACAGGTTTGCGCTGAAGGATACGACGCCATCAACAATACGTTCGTGCAGTCTTACGGCTCATCTCATCTTGATGCAAGTTTGTTATTGATGATGCAGGTTGGCTTTTTGCCTTGTGATGATCCGCGCGTCCGTGGGACTGTGGAAGCTATCGAACGCAGCCTGATGGTGAACGGGCTCGTCTTGCGTTATTCGACCGGTACCAATGTGGATGCGCTGCCGCCAGGGGAGGGCGTATTCCTGCCCTGTTCATTCTGGCTCGCCGACAGTCTTGTGTTAATGGGGCGTCGAGAAGAGGGCGAGGCATTGTTTGAGCGTCTGCTTGACCTGCGCAATGACGTTGGCTTGCTATCGGAAGAATACGACGTGCCGGGACGCCATATGCTGGGCAATTTCCCGCAAGCGTTGACCCACATGGCATTGATTAATACGGCCAGATTGTTATCCATCCCGGTACAGCAAGCGACTCGCGTAGGCGATACCGCACAGCGGCCCGGATCGGTAACGCGTACATCGTGA
- a CDS encoding ROK family protein, which produces MKILVIDVGGSHVKCVSTDNKTPVNFESGPKMTPELMVKGILSITKGWEFDAVSMGYPGVVRRGRIVREPENLGPCWVGFDFQAAFGLPVKVINDAAMQALGGYEGGKMLFLGLGTGLGSAFIVDGVIAAMELGHLPYTDGRTYEDYLGELGREKMGNKKWRGLVKDVVKGFRKALLPDYVVLGGGNVVHLKRLPPHTRRGDNAFAFLGGFRLWERKDQNAPGKVKADWTVADEGDWHEPVTEQTVAGSTK; this is translated from the coding sequence ATGAAAATACTGGTTATCGACGTTGGCGGCTCCCACGTGAAGTGTGTGTCAACTGACAATAAAACCCCAGTTAATTTCGAATCAGGCCCAAAGATGACGCCGGAGTTGATGGTCAAAGGCATACTCAGCATTACTAAAGGTTGGGAATTCGATGCAGTATCGATGGGCTATCCTGGCGTGGTCAGGCGTGGTCGGATCGTACGCGAACCCGAAAATCTCGGACCATGTTGGGTCGGATTCGATTTTCAGGCGGCCTTTGGCTTACCGGTAAAGGTGATTAACGATGCTGCGATGCAGGCGTTGGGTGGCTACGAAGGTGGGAAAATGCTGTTTCTTGGCTTGGGGACTGGCCTTGGTTCAGCATTCATTGTCGACGGCGTGATAGCGGCGATGGAATTGGGACACTTACCTTATACGGATGGACGTACTTACGAAGATTATCTGGGCGAACTGGGCCGGGAAAAGATGGGCAACAAAAAATGGCGTGGTCTGGTCAAAGACGTCGTGAAGGGTTTTCGCAAAGCGTTATTGCCAGATTACGTGGTATTAGGCGGCGGCAATGTCGTCCATCTTAAGCGCTTGCCGCCTCACACGCGACGTGGCGACAACGCTTTCGCTTTTTTGGGCGGGTTTCGATTATGGGAGCGCAAAGATCAAAATGCGCCGGGTAAAGTAAAGGCTGACTGGACCGTCGCGGACGAGGGCGACTGGCACGAACCTGTTACAGAGCAGACAGTGGCTGGTAGCACGAAATAA
- a CDS encoding diacylglycerol kinase, translating into MRKQTQNPSSASSAKSPSGTSEKKLAVEQPISEFKSTKGLKRIFSALFYSYDGLKSAWKNENAFRQELMVVVPGIIIAFFLPVSALQKLLLIAVLVWIIIVELINSAIEAVVDRVSLERNPLSKNAKDFGSAAVLLTCILALATWIVILYPLF; encoded by the coding sequence ATGCGCAAACAAACACAGAATCCATCATCGGCTTCCTCAGCAAAGTCACCATCCGGTACGAGCGAAAAAAAGCTGGCAGTTGAGCAACCTATTAGCGAATTTAAAAGCACCAAAGGTCTCAAGCGGATATTTTCTGCGTTGTTTTACTCCTATGATGGACTAAAGTCAGCCTGGAAAAATGAGAACGCATTTCGGCAAGAATTAATGGTGGTGGTCCCGGGTATTATTATTGCCTTTTTTCTGCCGGTCTCAGCGCTCCAAAAATTGCTCCTGATTGCGGTGCTGGTCTGGATCATTATCGTCGAGTTAATTAATTCAGCGATTGAAGCGGTAGTGGATCGGGTTTCGCTAGAACGCAATCCCTTATCAAAAAATGCGAAAGATTTTGGCAGTGCTGCGGTGTTATTAACCTGTATCCTGGCGCTCGCGACATGGATAGTGATTCTTTATCCGTTATTTTGA
- a CDS encoding sulfate ABC transporter substrate-binding protein — translation MLKQLVRTAITIALVAQIGIAPIVRAADFSILNVSYDPTRELYQEYNKAFAKYWKEKTGDNVTIKASHGGSGKQGRSVIDGLDADVVTLALAYDIDEISAKAKLLPADWQKRLAHNSTPYTSTIVLLVRKGNPKGIKDWDDIAKPGVSVIVANPKTSGGARWAYLAAYGYALKKNNNDDAKARDFISRVYKNVPVLDSGARGSTVTFAERGVGDVLLSWENEAYLVQAEFGKDKFDVVFPSSSILAEPPVAVVDKVVDKRGTRKIAEAYLQYLYSPEGQEIAAHNYYRPTDPKVATKYASRFPKLNLFTIDTVFGGWQKAQKTHFSDGGVFDQIYQPGAK, via the coding sequence ATGTTGAAACAACTCGTCCGAACGGCAATCACCATTGCGTTAGTGGCTCAAATTGGCATCGCGCCTATCGTACGCGCGGCGGATTTTTCGATACTGAATGTGTCTTATGATCCGACCCGTGAGCTCTATCAGGAATATAACAAAGCGTTCGCCAAATACTGGAAAGAAAAAACCGGCGATAACGTCACAATCAAAGCTTCCCATGGCGGCTCCGGTAAGCAAGGGCGCTCGGTTATCGACGGTCTGGACGCTGATGTAGTCACACTGGCGCTGGCGTATGATATTGACGAGATTTCTGCCAAAGCTAAACTGTTGCCGGCCGACTGGCAAAAGCGCCTCGCACATAACAGCACACCTTATACTTCGACCATTGTTTTGCTGGTGCGCAAAGGCAATCCAAAAGGGATTAAGGATTGGGATGATATCGCCAAGCCTGGCGTATCCGTGATCGTCGCTAATCCAAAGACCTCCGGTGGTGCACGCTGGGCTTATCTTGCCGCCTATGGTTATGCTCTGAAGAAGAATAACAACGACGACGCGAAGGCACGTGACTTCATTAGCCGTGTGTATAAAAACGTTCCGGTGCTGGATTCAGGTGCGCGCGGATCAACCGTCACGTTTGCTGAACGCGGTGTTGGTGATGTCTTGTTGTCGTGGGAAAACGAAGCCTATCTGGTGCAAGCCGAATTCGGCAAAGACAAATTTGATGTCGTATTCCCATCCAGTAGTATTCTGGCAGAGCCGCCGGTTGCTGTCGTCGACAAGGTAGTCGACAAGCGCGGCACCCGTAAGATTGCTGAAGCTTATCTGCAATATCTATACTCGCCTGAGGGCCAGGAAATCGCAGCACACAACTATTATCGTCCGACCGATCCAAAGGTCGCGACCAAGTATGCATCACGTTTTCCAAAATTAAATCTGTTCACCATCGATACGGTTTTCGGTGGCTGGCAGAAGGCCCAAAAAACGCACTTTAGCGATGGCGGCGTGTTTGATCAAATTTACCAGCCTGGCGCAAAATAA